The Phacochoerus africanus isolate WHEZ1 chromosome X, ROS_Pafr_v1, whole genome shotgun sequence genome has a segment encoding these proteins:
- the ZNF711 gene encoding zinc finger protein 711 isoform X3: MKNHPDHLMRKKYQCTDCDFTTNKKVSFHNHLESHKLINKVDKTHEFTEYTRRYREASPLSSNKLILRDKEPKMHKCKYCDYETAEQGLLNRHLLAVHSKNFPHVCVECGKGFRHPSELKKHMRTHTGEKPYQCQYCVFRCADQSNLKTHIKSKHGNNLPYKCEHCPQAFGDEKELQRHLDLFQGHKTHQCPHCDHKSTNSSDLKRHIISVHTKDFPHKCEVCDKGFHRPSELKKHSDIHKGRKIHQCRHCDFKTSDPFILSGHILSVHTKDQSLKCKRCKRGFRQQNELKKHMKTHTGRKIYQCEYCEYSTTDASGFKRHVISIHTKDYPHRCEFCKKGFRRPSEKNQHIMRHHKEALM; encoded by the coding sequence atgaagAATCATCCTGATcatttgatgagaaaaaaatatcagtgtACAGATTGTGACTTTACAACTAACAAGAAGGTGAGTTTCCATAATCACTTAGAAAGCCATAAGCTTATAAACAAAGTTGACAAAACCCATGAGTTTACAGAATATACACGAAGATACAGAGAGGCTAGTCCACTGAGTTCAAATAAACTTATATTAAGAGATAAGGAGCCGAAGATGCACAAGTGCAAATACTGTGACTATGAAACTGCAGAACAAGGACTGTTAAACCGACATTTACTGGCTGTTCACAGCAAGAATTTTCCTCATGTTTGTGTTGAATGTGGGAAGGGCTTTCGACATCCTTCTGAACTCAAGAAACATATGAGAACCCATACTGGTGAGAAGCCATATCAGTGTCAATATTGTGTCTTCAGGTGTGCAGATCAATCAAATTTGAAAACTCACATTAAGTCTAAGCATGGTAACAATTTGCCATATAAATGTGAGCACTGTCCCCAAGCATTTGGTGATGAGAAGGAGCTGCAGCGCCATCTGGATTTGTTTCAAGGACATAAGACACATCAGTGTCCTCATTGTGACCATAAGAGTACCAACTCAAGTGACCTTAAGCGGCACATCATATCTGTCCACACTAAGGATTTTCCTCACAAATGTGAGGTCTGTGATAAAGGTTTCCATCGTCCTTCTGAGCTCAAAAAACATAGTGATATCCATAAGGGTAGGAAGATTCATCAGTGTAGGCACTGTGACTTTAAAACATCAGATCCATTTATTCTCAGTGGTCATATCCTTTCAGTTCATACTAAAGATCAGTCATTGAAATGTAAAAGGTGCAAAAGAGGGTTTAGACAACAAAATGAGCTCAAAAAGCATATGAAGACTCATACTGGAAGGAAGATTTACCAATGTGAGTATTGTGAATACAGCACTACAGATGCATCTGGCTTTAAACGACATGTGATATCAATACATACAAAAGACTATCCACACAGGTGTGAATTCTGCAAGAAAGGATTCCGAAGACCATCAGAGAAAAATCAGCATATAATGAGGCACCACAAGGAGGCTCTTATGTAA